The following coding sequences are from one Panicum hallii strain FIL2 chromosome 5, PHallii_v3.1, whole genome shotgun sequence window:
- the LOC112894072 gene encoding aquaporin NIP1-2-like isoform X2 — translation MAGREDGGGGTGAMEEGRDAGRQAGDESSEDGGGGSDRCSSGSDMISVQFMQKIIAEILGTYFMIFAGCGSVVVNLSTAGTVTFPGICAVWGLVVMVLVYSVGHISGAHFNPAVTVAFATCGRFPWKQVPSYAVAQVLGSTLASLTLRVVFGGATAREHFFGTAPSGSDAQAVALEFVISFYLMFVVSGVATDNRAIGELAGLAVGATVLLNVLFAGPITGASMNPARTLGPAIVAGRYRSIWVYVVGPVCGTVAGAWAYNLVRFTDKPLREITKSGSFLRSARITG, via the exons ATGGCCGGgagagaggacggcggcggaggcacCGGCGCCATGGAAGAAGGGCGCGACGCGGGGCGGCAGGCAGGGGACGAGAGCTCAGAGGATGGAGGCGGTGGCAGCGACAGATGCAGCAGCGGCAGCGACATGATCTCCGTCCAGTTCATGCAGAAG ATTATCGCGGAGATCCTGGGGACCTACTTCATGATCTTCGCCGGCTGCGGCTCAGTGGTGGTGAACCTGAGCACGGCGGGCACGGTGACGTTCCCGGGCATCTGCGCCGTGTGGGGGCTGGTGGTGATGGTCCTCGTCTACTCCGTCGGCCACATCTCCGGCGCGCACTTCAACCCCGCCGTCACCGTCGCCTTCGCCACGTGTGGGCGCTTCCCCTGGAAGCAG GTGCCGTCGTATGCTGTGGCCCAGGTGCTGGGATCGACGCTGGCCAGCCTGACGCTGCGCGTGGTGTTCGGCGGCGCCACGGCGCGCGAGCACTTCTTCGGGACGGCGCCGTCGGGGTCGGACGCGCAGGCGGTGGCGCTCGAGTTCGTCATCTCCTTCTACCTCATGTTCGTCGTCTCCGGCGTCGCCACCGACAACAGAGCG ATCGGGGAACTAGCTGGGCTCGCCGTTGGCGCCACCGTCCTGCTCAACGTGCTCTTCGCCGG GCCCATTACGGGCGCGTCCATGAACCCGGCGCGGACCTTGGGCCCAGCAATCGTGGCAGGCCGGTACAGGAGCATCTGGGTGTACGTGGTTGGGCCGGTGTGCGGGACGGTGGCGGGCGCGTGGGCCTACAACCTGGTCCGCTTCACCGACAAGCCGCTGCGCGAGATCACCAAGAGCGGCTCATTCCTCAGGAGCGCGCGCATCACCGGCTAA
- the LOC112894072 gene encoding aquaporin NIP1-2-like isoform X4: MAGREDGGGGTGAMEEGRDAGRQAGDESSEDGGGGSDRCSSGSDMISVQFMQKIIAEILGTYFMIFAGCGSVVVNLSTAGTVTFPGICAVWGLVVMVLVYSVGHISGAHFNPAVTVAFATCGRFPWKQVPSYAVAQVLGSTLASLTLRVVFGGATAREHFFGTAPSGSDAQAVALEFVISFYLMFVVSGVATDNRAIGELAGLAVGATVLLNVLFAGWGFSAWPTGPLRARP; encoded by the exons ATGGCCGGgagagaggacggcggcggaggcacCGGCGCCATGGAAGAAGGGCGCGACGCGGGGCGGCAGGCAGGGGACGAGAGCTCAGAGGATGGAGGCGGTGGCAGCGACAGATGCAGCAGCGGCAGCGACATGATCTCCGTCCAGTTCATGCAGAAG ATTATCGCGGAGATCCTGGGGACCTACTTCATGATCTTCGCCGGCTGCGGCTCAGTGGTGGTGAACCTGAGCACGGCGGGCACGGTGACGTTCCCGGGCATCTGCGCCGTGTGGGGGCTGGTGGTGATGGTCCTCGTCTACTCCGTCGGCCACATCTCCGGCGCGCACTTCAACCCCGCCGTCACCGTCGCCTTCGCCACGTGTGGGCGCTTCCCCTGGAAGCAG GTGCCGTCGTATGCTGTGGCCCAGGTGCTGGGATCGACGCTGGCCAGCCTGACGCTGCGCGTGGTGTTCGGCGGCGCCACGGCGCGCGAGCACTTCTTCGGGACGGCGCCGTCGGGGTCGGACGCGCAGGCGGTGGCGCTCGAGTTCGTCATCTCCTTCTACCTCATGTTCGTCGTCTCCGGCGTCGCCACCGACAACAGAGCG ATCGGGGAACTAGCTGGGCTCGCCGTTGGCGCCACCGTCCTGCTCAACGTGCTCTTCGCCGG TTGGGGTTTCTCGGCTTGGCCCACAGGCCCATTACGGGCGCGTCCATGA
- the LOC112894072 gene encoding uncharacterized protein LOC112894072 isoform X3: protein MSSVRKGDGRERGRRRRHRRHGRRARRGAAGRGRELRGWRRWQRQMQQRQRHDLRPVHAEDYRGDPGDLLHDLRRLRLSGGEPEHGGHGDVPGHLRRVGAGGDGPRLLRRPHLRRALQPRRHRRLRHVWALPLEAGAVVCCGPGAGIDAGQPDAARGVRRRHGARALLRDGAVGVGRAGGGARVRHLLLPHVRRLRRRHRQQSGNHRHHRRSVRLSSFDGADALAIVLAQIGELAGLAVGATVLLNVLFAGWGFSAWPTGPLRARP from the exons ATGAGCTCGGTTAG GAAGGGAGATGGCCGGgagagaggacggcggcggaggcacCGGCGCCATGGAAGAAGGGCGCGACGCGGGGCGGCAGGCAGGGGACGAGAGCTCAGAGGATGGAGGCGGTGGCAGCGACAGATGCAGCAGCGGCAGCGACATGATCTCCGTCCAGTTCATGCAGAAG ATTATCGCGGAGATCCTGGGGACCTACTTCATGATCTTCGCCGGCTGCGGCTCAGTGGTGGTGAACCTGAGCACGGCGGGCACGGTGACGTTCCCGGGCATCTGCGCCGTGTGGGGGCTGGTGGTGATGGTCCTCGTCTACTCCGTCGGCCACATCTCCGGCGCGCACTTCAACCCCGCCGTCACCGTCGCCTTCGCCACGTGTGGGCGCTTCCCCTGGAAGCAG GTGCCGTCGTATGCTGTGGCCCAGGTGCTGGGATCGACGCTGGCCAGCCTGACGCTGCGCGTGGTGTTCGGCGGCGCCACGGCGCGCGAGCACTTCTTCGGGACGGCGCCGTCGGGGTCGGACGCGCAGGCGGTGGCGCTCGAGTTCGTCATCTCCTTCTACCTCATGTTCGTCGTCTCCGGCGTCGCCACCGACAACAGAGCGGTAACCACCGACATCACCGTCGATCCGTCCGTCTCAGTTCGTTCGACGGAGCTGATGCTTTGGCGATCGTGCTCGCGCAGATCGGGGAACTAGCTGGGCTCGCCGTTGGCGCCACCGTCCTGCTCAACGTGCTCTTCGCCGG TTGGGGTTTCTCGGCTTGGCCCACAGGCCCATTACGGGCGCGTCCATGA
- the LOC112894072 gene encoding uncharacterized protein LOC112894072 isoform X1, with product MSSVRKGDGRERGRRRRHRRHGRRARRGAAGRGRELRGWRRWQRQMQQRQRHDLRPVHAEDYRGDPGDLLHDLRRLRLSGGEPEHGGHGDVPGHLRRVGAGGDGPRLLRRPHLRRALQPRRHRRLRHVWALPLEAGAVVCCGPGAGIDAGQPDAARGVRRRHGARALLRDGAVGVGRAGGGARVRHLLLPHVRRLRRRHRQQSGNHRHHRRSVRLSSFDGADALAIVLAQIGELAGLAVGATVLLNVLFAGPITGASMNPARTLGPAIVAGRYRSIWVYVVGPVCGTVAGAWAYNLVRFTDKPLREITKSGSFLRSARITG from the exons ATGAGCTCGGTTAG GAAGGGAGATGGCCGGgagagaggacggcggcggaggcacCGGCGCCATGGAAGAAGGGCGCGACGCGGGGCGGCAGGCAGGGGACGAGAGCTCAGAGGATGGAGGCGGTGGCAGCGACAGATGCAGCAGCGGCAGCGACATGATCTCCGTCCAGTTCATGCAGAAG ATTATCGCGGAGATCCTGGGGACCTACTTCATGATCTTCGCCGGCTGCGGCTCAGTGGTGGTGAACCTGAGCACGGCGGGCACGGTGACGTTCCCGGGCATCTGCGCCGTGTGGGGGCTGGTGGTGATGGTCCTCGTCTACTCCGTCGGCCACATCTCCGGCGCGCACTTCAACCCCGCCGTCACCGTCGCCTTCGCCACGTGTGGGCGCTTCCCCTGGAAGCAG GTGCCGTCGTATGCTGTGGCCCAGGTGCTGGGATCGACGCTGGCCAGCCTGACGCTGCGCGTGGTGTTCGGCGGCGCCACGGCGCGCGAGCACTTCTTCGGGACGGCGCCGTCGGGGTCGGACGCGCAGGCGGTGGCGCTCGAGTTCGTCATCTCCTTCTACCTCATGTTCGTCGTCTCCGGCGTCGCCACCGACAACAGAGCGGTAACCACCGACATCACCGTCGATCCGTCCGTCTCAGTTCGTTCGACGGAGCTGATGCTTTGGCGATCGTGCTCGCGCAGATCGGGGAACTAGCTGGGCTCGCCGTTGGCGCCACCGTCCTGCTCAACGTGCTCTTCGCCGG GCCCATTACGGGCGCGTCCATGAACCCGGCGCGGACCTTGGGCCCAGCAATCGTGGCAGGCCGGTACAGGAGCATCTGGGTGTACGTGGTTGGGCCGGTGTGCGGGACGGTGGCGGGCGCGTGGGCCTACAACCTGGTCCGCTTCACCGACAAGCCGCTGCGCGAGATCACCAAGAGCGGCTCATTCCTCAGGAGCGCGCGCATCACCGGCTAA
- the LOC112891663 gene encoding uncharacterized protein LOC112891663 isoform X2, giving the protein MALSAARRLSSSSTAAAAPKLSSIFRNPKRRSPPTNLSSLFGDRKHPSPPPASGDEPLWRRPRPRPKMREPWEEEAGALLRRLHQGLYLPGPDLSSAPHAVSPDVVKAAAERFGHDNQVVAKWLSGSDLKKLALFGCPTVERRTVFASKRLRAFFNIQEDKLFKQ; this is encoded by the exons ATGGCGCtctccgccgctcgccgcctctCCTCCTCATCCACTGCAGCCGCCGCGCCGAAGCTTTCCTCAATCTTCCGCAACCCGAAGCGTCGATCACCGCCAACAAATCTCTCCTCACTTTTCGGCGATCGGAAACATCCATCTCCGCCACCGGCCTCCGGCGACGAGCCGCTGTGGCGGAGGCCCAGGCCCAGGCCCAAGATGAGGGAGCcgtgggaggaggaggcgggggcGCTGCTCCGGCGGCTCCACCAGGGTCTGTACCTGCCGGGGCCCGACCTCTCGTCGGCGCCGCATGCCGTCTCCCCCGACGTCGTCAAGGCCGCCGCCGAGCGGTTCGGGCACGACAACCAGGTGGTCGCCAA ATGGCTGTCAGGGAGCGACTTGAAGAAGCTTGCCTTGTTTGGGTGCCCAACTGTTGAACGAAGAACGGTTTTTGCATCAAAAAGATTACGAGCTTTCTTCAACATCCAGGAAGACAAA CTGTTTAAGCAGTGA
- the LOC112894432 gene encoding protein BZR1 homolog 2: MASGGGGGGGAGGALGVAGAGRMPTWRERENNKRRERRRRAIAAKIFAGLRAHGGYKLPKHCDNNEVLKALCNEAGWVVEPDGTTYRKGSKPQERMDAIGCSVSPSPCSSYQLSPRASYNASPTSSSFPSGASSPFLPPNEMANGIDGNPILPWLKTFSNGTPSKKHPLLPPLLIHGGSISAPVTPPLSSPSARTPRMKTDWDESAVQPPWHGANSPSIVNSTPPSPGRSMAPDPAWLAGIQISSTSPNSPTFSLVSTNPFSVFKESIPVGNSSRMCTPGQSGTCSPAIPGMPRSSDVHMMDVVSDEFAFGSSTNGPQQAAGLVRAWEGERIHEDSGSDDLELTLKL; encoded by the exons ATGGCGAgtggcgggggaggaggaggcggcgcagGAGGGGCGCTGGGggtggcgggggcggggcggatGCCCACGTGGAGGGAGCGGGAGAACAACAAGcgccgggagcggcggcgccgcgcgaTCGCCGCCAAGATCTTCGCGGGCCTCCGCGCCCACGGCGGCTACAAGCTGCCCAAGCACTGCGACAACAACGAGGTGCTCAAGGCGCTCTGCAACGAGGCGGGATGGGTCGTCGAGCCCGACGGCACCACCTACCGCAAG GGAAGCAAGCCTCAAGAACGCATGGATGCAATTGGGTGTTCCGTATCACCAAGCCCATGTTCGTCCTACCAACTAAGTCCACGGGCATCATACAATGCGAGCCCTACTTCATCTTCATTCCCCAGCGGTGCATCTTCGCCCTTCCTCCCTCCTAATGAAATGGCTAATGGTATCGATGGCAACCCTATCCTACCATGGCTCAAGACATTCTCCAACGGTACTCCATCAAAGAAACACCCACTTCTACCACCTCTGTTGATCCATGGTGGCTCCATCAGTGCTCCAGTTACTCCTCCACTAAGCTCACCATCTGCCCGAACACCTCGGATGAAGACAGACTGGGATGAATCAGCCGTCCAGCCTCCATGGCACGGTGCCAACAGCCCCTCTATAGTCAACTCCACCCCACCCAGCCCTGGGAGATCGATGGCGCCTGATCCAGCATGGCTTGCCGGTATCCAAATCTCATCGACCAGTCCGAATTCCCCTACATTTAGCCTCGTGTCCACTAATCCATTCAGCGTCTTTAAAGAATCTATCCCAGTTGGCAACTCATCAAGGATGTGCACGCCGGGGCAAAGCGGCACATGCTCCCCTGCGATCCCGGGCATGCCACGTTCCTCGGATGTTCACATGATGGATGTCGTCTCAGATGAGTTTGCTTTCGGAAGCAGCACGAACGGCCCGCAGCAGGCTGCTGGACTGGTGAGGGCGTGGGAAGGCGAGCGGATCCATGAGGACTCTGGATCGGATGACCTGGAGCTTACCCTGAAGCTCTAG
- the LOC112891663 gene encoding uncharacterized protein LOC112891663 isoform X1: protein MALSAARRLSSSSTAAAAPKLSSIFRNPKRRSPPTNLSSLFGDRKHPSPPPASGDEPLWRRPRPRPKMREPWEEEAGALLRRLHQGLYLPGPDLSSAPHAVSPDVVKAAAERFGHDNQVVAKWLSGSDLKKLALFGCPTVERRTVFASKRLRAFFNIQEDKICSSCKLRSSCKFVNQEVTRHNKVILSDTMRIISLFVLDAFPKELQVTAELKASICKLLKDTINLSS, encoded by the exons ATGGCGCtctccgccgctcgccgcctctCCTCCTCATCCACTGCAGCCGCCGCGCCGAAGCTTTCCTCAATCTTCCGCAACCCGAAGCGTCGATCACCGCCAACAAATCTCTCCTCACTTTTCGGCGATCGGAAACATCCATCTCCGCCACCGGCCTCCGGCGACGAGCCGCTGTGGCGGAGGCCCAGGCCCAGGCCCAAGATGAGGGAGCcgtgggaggaggaggcgggggcGCTGCTCCGGCGGCTCCACCAGGGTCTGTACCTGCCGGGGCCCGACCTCTCGTCGGCGCCGCATGCCGTCTCCCCCGACGTCGTCAAGGCCGCCGCCGAGCGGTTCGGGCACGACAACCAGGTGGTCGCCAA ATGGCTGTCAGGGAGCGACTTGAAGAAGCTTGCCTTGTTTGGGTGCCCAACTGTTGAACGAAGAACGGTTTTTGCATCAAAAAGATTACGAGCTTTCTTCAACATCCAGGAAGACAAA ATCTGCAGCTCTTGTAAACTGAGAAGTTCGTGCAAGTTTGTTAACCAGGAAGTCACTAGGCATAATAAAGTGATTCTGTCTGATACAATGAGAATTATTAGTTTGTTTGTACTGGATGCTTTCCCAAAGGAACTCCAGGTTACAGCTGAATTAAAAGCTAGCATTTGCAAGCTGCTAAAGGACACCATAAATCTTAGCAGTTGA